One region of Metallibacterium scheffleri genomic DNA includes:
- a CDS encoding TraR/DksA C4-type zinc finger protein has protein sequence MCDEIDTSVEIQAAQLDDAIAAHQRAVSASQASEFCTECGEPISPLRQRLGAHLCIDCQHEFEAADRLYRR, from the coding sequence ATGTGCGACGAAATCGATACGTCAGTCGAGATCCAGGCGGCACAACTCGACGACGCCATTGCAGCACACCAACGCGCCGTTTCAGCTTCCCAAGCGTCCGAGTTCTGCACTGAATGCGGCGAACCGATCAGCCCACTGCGACAGCGGTTGGGTGCCCACCTGTGCATCGATTGCCAGCATGAATTCGAGGCTGCGGACCGTCTTTACCGCCGCTGA